The region GCCCCCGATGGGGCTAACGGCTCTCGGGACGGCCGCGCCTAGGTGTCCAAGAGCCCGGAAAGCGATGGCTCGCCCTCCGGGTCTCCCCGTGCATCCATCCCATCCCGCCGAGCCCAGGGTCCTACCTGTACCACTCCAGCCCCTTTTCGTAGTTCCTATCGAAGAAGTGTGGCTCTACGCCCACCGCCCGCACGTCCGGGTGGACTCGGATCGCCTCCAGCAGCGCGCGGGTCCCTCCTTTCTTGACCCCGATGATAAGCGCCTGTGGCAGCTTCTTCTCCCCATAGTCCGGGGTGCTGGCGGCGCCGCCCCTCTCGCTGCTCCCGTTGGCCGCTCTCCGGCCTGCGAGCTCCTCGTCCGTGGTGCTGGACTCCTGCGCTTCCCTCTCCAGCAGCGCGCTCTGCGCGGTGATCATCTCGCCCGGGGCCAGCGGGTTCCGGAGCCAGGCGTCCCGGGCGCCCCCTCCGCCGCTCGCCAGCCCCCAGCCGTCGGCCCCGGGGGCGGCGGGCTGCTCGGGGGGCTCGGGCGGCTCCCCGCGGCTCGCGTTgtccggcggcggcggcgcgggcgcgGACGGCTGCGAGGGGGCGCCGAGGCGCACGGGGGGAGGCGGCAGAGAGGGTGGTGGCGGGTTCGGCGGGGGCTCGGCGGCGGCGCCCGGCGGCTCCTGCAGCGCCAGGGGGAACTGCAGGGAGCCCGAGCCGCCCAGGAGGCTGTAGCACAGGTAGGTGACGGACAGGGACAAGGTGCACATAAAAAGCAGCTTGCGCGCCGGCGGCCCCTTAGCAGAGGcgccgggcggcggcggcgcggcgagAGGtggaggcggaggcggaggcggagAAGGTGCGGGCCACGGGGCC is a window of Meles meles chromosome 21, mMelMel3.1 paternal haplotype, whole genome shotgun sequence DNA encoding:
- the HS3ST4 gene encoding heparan sulfate glucosamine 3-O-sulfotransferase 4; the encoded protein is MAPWPAPSPPPPPPPPLAAPPPPGASAKGPPARKLLFMCTLSLSVTYLCYSLLGGSGSLQFPLALQEPPGAAAEPPPNPPPPSLPPPPVRLGAPSQPSAPAPPPPDNASRGEPPEPPEQPAAPGADGWGLASGGGGARDAWLRNPLAPGEMITAQSALLEREAQESSTTDEELAGRRAANGSSERGGAASTPDYGEKKLPQALIIGVKKGGTRALLEAIRVHPDVRAVGVEPHFFDRNYEKGLEWYRNVMPKTLDGQVTMEKTPSYFVTNEAPKRIHAMAKDIKLIVVVRNPVTRAISDYTQTLSKKPEIPTFEVLAFKNRTLGLIDASWSAIRIGIYALHLENWLQYFPLSQILFVSGERLIVDPAGEMAKVQDFLGLKRVVTEKHFYFNKTKGFPCLKKPEDSSAPRCLGKSKGRTHPRIDPDVIHRLQKFYKPFNMMFYQMTGQDFQWEREEGDK